From Porphyromonadaceae bacterium W3.11, one genomic window encodes:
- a CDS encoding NAD-dependent epimerase/dehydratase family protein, whose translation MKNILIIGSTGQIGSELTMYLRERYDGNVVAGYIPAQAPKGELLESGPAEIVDITNAQQIADVVSKYNIDTIYNLAALLSAVAEAKPQLAWQIGLGGLFNTLEVAREKNCAVFTPSSIGAFGKDTPKDKTPQDTIQRPSTMYGVTKVSGELLSDYYFKRFGVDTRSVRFPGLISNVALPGGGTTDYAVDIYYKAVQEGKFVCPIKEGTYMDMMYMPDALKAMVQLMEADPTRLKHRNSFNIASMSFEPNDIYQAIKKEMPDFTMTYDVDPLRQSIADSWPNSLDDSCARAEWDWNPKYDLESMTKDMLKVLSERYKK comes from the coding sequence ATGAAAAATATCCTAATCATTGGTTCTACTGGACAGATTGGTTCAGAGTTGACTATGTATCTTCGCGAGCGCTACGATGGAAATGTCGTTGCTGGCTATATTCCTGCACAAGCACCAAAGGGCGAGCTTTTGGAAAGCGGTCCTGCAGAGATTGTAGATATCACCAATGCACAGCAAATTGCGGACGTGGTATCAAAATATAATATTGATACTATTTATAATCTTGCAGCTCTTCTTAGTGCAGTAGCGGAAGCTAAGCCACAGCTGGCATGGCAAATTGGGTTGGGCGGACTTTTTAATACCCTAGAAGTTGCCCGCGAAAAGAATTGTGCCGTATTTACTCCAAGTTCGATTGGTGCGTTCGGAAAAGATACTCCAAAGGATAAGACCCCACAAGATACTATTCAGAGACCTAGCACTATGTATGGTGTTACTAAGGTATCAGGAGAGTTGCTTAGTGACTATTACTTCAAACGCTTTGGGGTGGATACCCGCTCAGTACGTTTCCCAGGTTTGATTTCAAACGTAGCACTTCCTGGGGGAGGAACAACAGACTATGCTGTAGATATTTATTACAAAGCGGTCCAAGAGGGAAAGTTTGTATGTCCTATCAAAGAGGGGACTTATATGGATATGATGTATATGCCTGATGCTCTTAAAGCAATGGTACAATTGATGGAGGCTGATCCTACTAGATTGAAGCATCGTAACTCCTTTAATATTGCTAGTATGAGCTTCGAGCCTAATGATATCTATCAAGCGATTAAGAAGGAAATGCCAGACTTCACAATGACTTATGATGTGGATCCTTTACGTCAGAGTATTGCTGATTCATGGCCAAATTCATTAGATGATAGTTGTGCTAGAGCAGAGTGGGACTGGAATCCTAAG